A genomic region of Deltaproteobacteria bacterium contains the following coding sequences:
- a CDS encoding bifunctional metallophosphatase/5'-nucleotidase: MKLPRRLLLLVLVAALGASGCVGWSGPDAELPEEADLDRSAARADTARLTLLYTADEHGWLRPTSNSNATEGGAAELLSRLKKKEGYEKDAGTVLLSGGDMWTGPAISTWFKGESTAEVMNAMGYRAAALGNHEFDFGRSVLETRRAASDFPFLAANVVRADGGPLGFAEPYTILEADGVKIGLVGLALKETPQVTQATAVAGLSFGDYAPALRTYVPEVRSRGAQVVIVLAHVCLKDLEKLAAEVADLELPVMFGAHCHETGARKVGNTWLVAPGSFFKRYARVTLSVERASGRVTKAAATTIANSSIKLPSFISWLAPPTVPDADVKAIVDGWQTKTEAELGKVIGYTRTGLTRTAQLPNLVTDAWRWAYPQAELALSNTGALRQDVNAGDITLAELVGLMPFDNTLYDLRLTGAQVLENLSCCGGVATSGLRLDHGRAILTSTGQELDATHTYRVLVNSFMYGGGDGFRFKRQDPAGYDTTIDWRQPVIDWVVAQGSSAANPLEAKVDATPRK; encoded by the coding sequence ATGAAGCTCCCACGCCGCCTGCTGCTGCTCGTTCTGGTCGCCGCCCTCGGCGCCAGCGGGTGCGTCGGCTGGAGCGGCCCCGACGCGGAGCTCCCGGAGGAGGCAGACCTCGACCGCTCCGCGGCCCGCGCCGACACCGCGCGGCTGACGCTCCTCTACACCGCCGACGAGCACGGCTGGCTCCGTCCCACGAGCAACTCGAACGCCACCGAAGGGGGCGCGGCCGAGCTGCTCTCCCGCTTGAAGAAGAAGGAGGGCTACGAGAAGGACGCCGGCACGGTCCTCCTGAGCGGCGGAGACATGTGGACCGGCCCCGCCATCTCCACCTGGTTCAAGGGGGAGTCCACGGCCGAGGTCATGAACGCGATGGGCTACCGCGCCGCGGCCCTCGGCAACCACGAATTCGACTTCGGGCGCAGCGTCCTCGAGACGCGACGCGCCGCCTCGGACTTTCCCTTCCTGGCCGCGAACGTGGTGCGCGCCGACGGCGGCCCGCTGGGCTTCGCCGAGCCGTACACGATCCTCGAGGCGGACGGGGTGAAGATCGGCCTCGTCGGCCTCGCACTGAAGGAGACGCCGCAGGTGACCCAGGCCACGGCCGTGGCCGGGCTCTCCTTCGGTGACTACGCCCCGGCCCTGCGCACCTACGTGCCGGAGGTAAGGTCCAGAGGCGCGCAAGTCGTCATCGTCCTCGCGCACGTCTGCTTGAAGGACCTCGAGAAGCTGGCCGCCGAGGTCGCGGACCTCGAGCTCCCGGTGATGTTCGGCGCGCATTGCCACGAGACCGGCGCGCGCAAGGTGGGCAACACCTGGCTCGTCGCGCCGGGGAGCTTCTTCAAGCGCTACGCTCGCGTCACCCTTTCGGTCGAGCGCGCCTCGGGGCGCGTCACGAAGGCTGCCGCAACCACGATCGCCAACAGCTCCATCAAGCTGCCGAGCTTCATCTCCTGGCTCGCCCCCCCCACCGTCCCCGACGCCGACGTCAAGGCGATCGTGGACGGCTGGCAGACCAAGACCGAGGCCGAGCTGGGCAAGGTGATCGGCTATACCCGGACCGGTCTCACGCGGACCGCGCAGCTCCCCAACCTCGTCACCGACGCCTGGCGCTGGGCCTACCCGCAGGCGGAGCTCGCGCTTTCGAACACCGGCGCCCTCCGCCAAGACGTGAACGCCGGCGACATCACCCTCGCCGAGCTCGTCGGGCTCATGCCCTTCGACAACACCCTCTACGACCTCCGCCTGACGGGGGCGCAGGTGCTCGAGAACCTCTCGTGCTGCGGCGGCGTGGCGACCTCGGGGCTGCGCCTGGACCACGGCCGAGCCATCCTCACCAGCACGGGTCAGGAGCTAGACGCGACGCACACCTACCGCGTCCTCGTGAACAGCTTCATGTACGGCGGAGGGGACGGCTTCCGCTTCAAGCGGCAGGACCCGGCGGGCTACGACACCACCATCGACTGGCGTCAGCCGGTCATCGACTGGGTGGTCGCGCAGGGCTCCTCGGCGGCGAATCCCCTCGAGGCGAAGGTGGACGCCACGCCGCGAAAGTAG
- the rpsI gene encoding 30S ribosomal protein S9 yields the protein MATNAQEYYGTGRRKEAVARVWMTPGAGQVMINGRPMDDYFPRVTNRMVMSQPLALTETEGKMDVRVNVCGGGHSGQADAIKHGISRALLVYDAALRGTLKKAGYLTRDSRAKERKKYGQPGARKRFQFSKR from the coding sequence ATGGCCACGAACGCTCAAGAGTACTACGGCACCGGCCGACGGAAGGAAGCGGTCGCCCGCGTGTGGATGACGCCCGGCGCCGGTCAGGTGATGATCAACGGCCGTCCGATGGACGACTACTTCCCGCGCGTCACGAACCGCATGGTCATGTCGCAGCCGCTCGCCCTGACGGAGACCGAGGGGAAGATGGACGTGCGGGTGAACGTCTGCGGCGGCGGCCACAGCGGCCAGGCGGACGCGATCAAGCACGGCATCAGCCGCGCCCTCCTCGTGTACGACGCCGCCCTGCGCGGCACGCTCAAGAAGGCCGGCTACCTGACGCGCGACTCCCGCGCCAAGGAGCGCAAGAAGTACGGTCAGCCGGGCGCGCGCAAGCGGTTCCAGTTCAGCAAGCGCTAG
- a CDS encoding 2-oxo acid dehydrogenase subunit E2, translated as MSFEFKLPDIGEGLHEGTLVEWLVAEGESVKLDQPFARVETDKAVVELPAPRAAKVSRLHARAGEAIQVGQVLVTFEDGSPSAAGADAARLRSGGNGSSGAADTSPPTARASSEAGRLRATPHTRALARRLGVDLTRVAPTGRGGKITDADVHRAAGQIAPASVGQPVATSPSAAPAPSASSSPLPPRTPSLRTGSTPTLESSEDGPVERVAVSHLRRVIAEAMSLSTRTAAHVTHVDEADVTDLLATYARAKRHLEADGAHKLSLLPYFLKAVVTALKDHPYLNASYDEARGELLLKRHYHLGIAVDTPEGLVVPVIRDVDRKDLVTLADEVTDLGARGRARRLQVHELRGGTFTVSSLGKLGGAFATPIIHQPEVAILGVHAIKDRPAVVDGAVVPRKLLYLSLSYDHRVVDGAVAARFMAQLLELVEHPDLLMLRL; from the coding sequence ATGTCCTTCGAGTTCAAGCTGCCGGACATCGGGGAAGGCCTGCACGAGGGGACGCTCGTGGAGTGGCTGGTCGCCGAGGGGGAGTCGGTGAAGCTCGACCAGCCGTTCGCGCGGGTCGAGACCGACAAGGCCGTGGTGGAGCTACCCGCCCCTCGCGCGGCGAAGGTCTCGCGGCTGCACGCGCGGGCCGGCGAGGCGATCCAGGTGGGTCAGGTGCTCGTGACCTTCGAGGACGGCTCGCCGAGCGCCGCCGGAGCTGACGCGGCGAGGCTGCGCTCCGGGGGCAACGGCTCGAGCGGCGCGGCAGATACGTCGCCCCCGACCGCGCGGGCCTCCAGCGAGGCCGGCCGCCTTCGCGCGACGCCCCACACCCGGGCCCTCGCGCGACGCCTGGGGGTCGACCTGACCCGCGTGGCGCCGACCGGTCGCGGCGGGAAGATCACCGACGCCGACGTGCACCGGGCGGCGGGGCAGATCGCGCCTGCCTCCGTCGGTCAGCCGGTCGCCACGAGCCCGTCAGCCGCGCCGGCTCCGTCGGCGTCGTCGTCCCCGTTGCCGCCACGGACGCCTTCACTCCGCACGGGTTCCACCCCGACCCTCGAATCCAGCGAGGATGGTCCCGTCGAGCGCGTGGCCGTGAGTCACCTGCGCCGGGTGATCGCCGAGGCCATGTCGCTGAGCACGCGCACCGCGGCCCACGTGACCCACGTGGACGAAGCGGACGTGACCGACCTGCTCGCCACCTACGCCCGCGCCAAGCGGCACCTCGAGGCGGACGGCGCGCACAAGCTCTCGCTCCTCCCCTACTTCCTCAAAGCCGTCGTGACGGCGCTGAAGGACCATCCCTACCTGAACGCGTCCTACGACGAGGCGCGCGGCGAGCTCCTGCTCAAACGCCACTACCACCTCGGCATCGCGGTCGACACCCCCGAAGGGCTCGTGGTGCCGGTGATCCGGGACGTGGACCGGAAGGACCTCGTCACCCTGGCCGACGAGGTCACCGACCTCGGGGCGCGGGGCCGCGCGCGACGCCTGCAGGTGCACGAGCTCCGCGGCGGGACCTTCACCGTCAGCAGCCTCGGCAAGCTCGGGGGCGCGTTCGCCACCCCGATCATTCACCAGCCGGAAGTAGCGATCCTCGGCGTCCACGCCATCAAGGATCGCCCCGCGGTGGTGGACGGCGCCGTGGTGCCGCGCAAGCTGCTCTACCTGTCGCTCTCGTACGACCACCGTGTCGTGGATGGAGCCGTGGCGGCCCGTTTCATGGCCCAGCTTCTCGAGCTCGTGGAGCACCCCGACCTGCTCATGCTGCGGCTCTGA
- a CDS encoding sigma-54-dependent Fis family transcriptional regulator, with the protein MSRILIIDDNETIRFGLQQVIRKMGHETLIAASGKEGLELFKQHEVDFVITDLKMEGIDGVEVLRQVAERDPDCPTMIVTAFGTVETAVEAMKLGALDFLQKPFAPEVVRLKVERALELRATRRASQRLQGENELLREEAHVRYDDLVGSSPLMLALYRAIEKVAPTDSSVFITGGSGTGKELVARAIHKRSRRAQGPFIKVNCGALTETLLESELFGHEKGAFTGAVKRRLGRFELADAGTLFLDEIGDITPALQVKLLRVLPEQEFERVGGESTVHVDVRVVSATNKDIQQEVREGRFREDLYYRLHIVPLHIPPLAERREDIPQLARHFIETLAPRTNPKVTGIADDALGRLMAYPWPGNVRELENAIEQALVFADGDTVTLSSLPEFVRGEPAGETLALPKGQMSLPEILEDLERQLILKAYKDAGGVKTETARRLGVKTSALYYKLEKYGIS; encoded by the coding sequence ATGAGCAGAATTCTCATCATCGACGACAACGAGACCATCCGCTTCGGCCTGCAGCAGGTGATCCGCAAGATGGGGCACGAGACCCTCATCGCCGCCTCGGGGAAGGAAGGGCTCGAGCTCTTCAAACAGCACGAGGTGGACTTCGTGATCACCGACCTCAAGATGGAGGGGATCGACGGGGTCGAGGTGCTCCGGCAGGTCGCGGAGCGGGACCCGGACTGCCCCACCATGATCGTCACCGCCTTCGGCACGGTGGAGACCGCCGTCGAGGCGATGAAGCTCGGAGCCCTAGACTTCCTGCAGAAGCCCTTCGCCCCCGAGGTGGTCCGCCTCAAGGTGGAACGCGCGCTCGAGCTCCGTGCCACGCGTCGAGCCAGCCAGCGCCTGCAAGGCGAGAACGAGCTTCTGCGCGAGGAGGCGCACGTCCGCTACGACGACCTGGTGGGCAGCTCGCCGCTCATGCTCGCCCTCTACCGCGCCATCGAGAAGGTCGCCCCGACCGATTCGTCGGTCTTCATCACCGGAGGCAGCGGCACGGGAAAGGAGCTCGTCGCGCGAGCGATTCACAAGCGCAGTCGACGGGCCCAGGGACCGTTCATCAAGGTCAACTGCGGCGCGCTCACCGAGACGTTGCTCGAGAGCGAGCTCTTCGGCCACGAGAAGGGGGCGTTCACGGGCGCGGTGAAGCGGCGCCTCGGACGCTTCGAGCTCGCCGACGCCGGCACGCTCTTCCTCGACGAGATCGGCGACATCACGCCTGCGCTGCAGGTGAAGCTCCTGCGCGTGCTGCCGGAGCAGGAGTTCGAGCGCGTCGGCGGCGAGAGCACGGTGCACGTGGACGTGCGCGTGGTCAGCGCCACGAACAAAGACATCCAGCAGGAGGTGCGCGAGGGACGCTTCCGCGAGGACCTCTACTACCGCCTGCACATCGTACCGCTGCACATCCCGCCCCTCGCCGAGCGTCGCGAGGATATCCCGCAGCTCGCGCGACACTTCATCGAGACGCTCGCCCCACGCACGAACCCCAAGGTGACCGGCATTGCCGACGACGCGCTCGGCCGGCTCATGGCCTACCCCTGGCCGGGCAACGTGCGCGAGCTCGAGAACGCCATCGAGCAGGCCCTGGTCTTCGCCGACGGGGATACCGTCACGCTCTCGTCGCTCCCCGAGTTCGTCCGGGGAGAGCCCGCGGGCGAGACGCTGGCCCTGCCGAAGGGGCAGATGTCCCTCCCCGAGATCCTGGAGGACCTCGAGCGGCAGCTGATCCTCAAGGCCTACAAGGACGCGGGCGGCGTGAAGACCGAGACCGCGCGGCGCCTGGGCGTGAAGACCTCGGCCCTCTACTACAAGCTGGAGAAGTACGGCATCTCGTGA
- a CDS encoding peptidoglycan DD-metalloendopeptidase family protein — translation MRASLRLGALFAALVGINVYVFFFRGGTSIRDVMKTSAIKGQAVQAGKTASPTASLARELPVDARLVRGGMAGHLGLAAALAPLGLAPADQSALVAALKRELNLRALRADQSFEAALDGRTGALLRFSYRISPISSVEVTRSRAGALLARKLESKLEAKTVRVGGRIDSSLNRALSEAGESGALVARFVELFSWDINWYLDPREGDEVRVVVEKHYHQGKLHRYGRILAAEYRGRAGRFQAYWHRAKGGEEGYYDAEGRSIRRSFLKTPLVYRRISSQFTKRRFHPVLHRMKAHQGVDYAAARGTPVWAASDGTVVSAKPSGGAGNMVVLRHTNGIATLYMHLDRIARGLKPGMKVKQRQVIGTVGMTGLATGPHLHYGVTQGGRYVDPQRLPVQRGAYLPGAERLRFLAELARRRAELEQVAIAAPGAGGPSKNVAQGPGAKAPAGPSSHR, via the coding sequence GTGCGCGCCAGCCTCCGGCTCGGAGCCCTCTTCGCCGCGCTCGTGGGGATCAACGTCTACGTCTTCTTCTTTCGCGGGGGCACCTCGATCCGCGACGTGATGAAGACCTCGGCCATCAAGGGCCAGGCCGTGCAAGCGGGCAAGACCGCCTCGCCCACGGCTTCGCTCGCGAGGGAACTCCCGGTCGATGCGCGGCTCGTCCGCGGAGGGATGGCCGGGCACCTCGGGCTGGCCGCCGCGCTCGCGCCGCTCGGGCTGGCGCCGGCCGACCAGAGCGCGCTCGTGGCGGCGCTCAAGCGCGAGCTGAACCTGCGTGCGCTGCGAGCCGACCAGTCCTTCGAGGCAGCCCTCGACGGGCGCACCGGGGCGCTCTTGCGCTTCAGCTATCGCATCTCGCCGATCTCCTCGGTGGAGGTCACGCGGTCGCGGGCGGGCGCGCTCCTGGCGCGCAAGCTGGAGTCGAAGCTCGAGGCGAAGACGGTCCGGGTGGGCGGACGCATCGACTCGTCGCTCAACCGCGCGCTCTCCGAGGCGGGGGAGTCCGGGGCGCTCGTGGCGCGCTTCGTGGAGCTCTTCTCGTGGGACATCAACTGGTACCTGGATCCGCGCGAGGGGGACGAGGTGCGCGTGGTCGTGGAGAAGCACTACCACCAGGGAAAGCTGCACCGCTACGGCCGGATCCTGGCGGCGGAGTATCGCGGGCGCGCCGGGCGCTTTCAGGCCTACTGGCACCGCGCGAAGGGGGGCGAAGAGGGCTACTACGACGCCGAGGGGCGCTCGATCCGGCGCTCGTTTCTGAAGACGCCGCTCGTCTACCGGCGCATCAGCTCGCAGTTCACCAAGCGGCGCTTCCATCCGGTGCTGCATCGCATGAAGGCCCACCAGGGGGTGGACTACGCCGCCGCGCGCGGAACGCCCGTGTGGGCCGCCTCCGACGGGACGGTGGTGTCGGCCAAGCCGTCGGGCGGCGCGGGCAACATGGTGGTGCTGCGGCACACGAACGGGATCGCCACCCTCTACATGCACCTCGACCGCATCGCGCGCGGGCTCAAGCCCGGGATGAAGGTCAAGCAGCGGCAGGTGATCGGCACGGTCGGGATGACGGGACTCGCCACGGGGCCGCACCTGCACTACGGCGTGACGCAGGGAGGTCGCTACGTGGATCCGCAGCGCCTGCCGGTGCAGCGCGGCGCGTACCTGCCGGGAGCGGAGCGGTTGCGCTTTCTGGCGGAGCTCGCGCGACGCCGGGCCGAGCTGGAGCAGGTGGCGATCGCCGCGCCGGGGGCGGGCGGGCCGTCGAAGAACGTGGCGCAGGGACCCGGGGCGAAGGCCCCCGCCGGTCCGTCGTCGCATCGCTGA
- the rplM gene encoding 50S ribosomal protein L13 translates to MKTISAKPSEVTRKWVVVDLQGKTLGRAASAIACILRGKHKPEFTPHVDTGDFVVVVNADKVQLTGRKWDLKIYYHHSQYPGGLRSWTAKQLLAHKPGELVRLAVKGMLPKNPLGRAMIKKLKVYAAPGHPHEAQQPTPVEI, encoded by the coding sequence ATGAAGACGATCAGCGCCAAACCGAGCGAGGTCACTCGCAAGTGGGTGGTGGTAGACCTCCAGGGCAAGACCCTCGGCCGGGCCGCCAGCGCCATCGCGTGCATCCTGCGCGGCAAGCACAAGCCCGAGTTCACGCCGCATGTGGACACGGGGGACTTCGTGGTGGTGGTGAACGCCGACAAGGTGCAGCTCACCGGCCGCAAGTGGGACCTCAAGATCTACTATCACCACAGCCAGTACCCGGGCGGACTGCGGAGCTGGACCGCCAAGCAGCTCCTGGCGCACAAGCCGGGGGAGCTCGTTCGGCTGGCGGTCAAGGGGATGCTGCCCAAGAACCCGCTCGGGCGCGCCATGATCAAGAAGCTCAAGGTATACGCCGCGCCCGGGCACCCGCACGAGGCGCAGCAACCGACTCCGGTGGAGATCTAA
- a CDS encoding HAMP domain-containing histidine kinase, which produces MRLRRPRAGSLGLRLLVAYLVPTLGLLALFAWLASRATAHYLEAALGERLMGIAQAAATQVSPESVAFLAPGDDDSRTAQRLRHKLLQLRDRTGVARIFVLDRELRSRTDTEAGVRIGDRHYQAEADRSELRRVFGGEAASSVLFEGNDGRTYKTGYAPVREGQTVVAVLGAAGSAAFFADLRRLRTYLVLSAGVVAVVLVGVTVLVARRISRPLRELAGAATRIGAGELDREIPVRGGDEVGLLARTMNEMRQQLHEREQQLQLMLSGIAHEVRNPLGGIALFAGLLREELADKPEQLEMVQRIERELGYLKNVVGEFLDYARKAPPHLQELDLAPLLEELAQVVEADAATAGLVLRRELPSTPAIGDGEQLRRVVLNLARNAIQATAKGGAITLRCGLDDGTPFLELEDTGSGIAPELLERIFAPFFTTREKGTGLGMALSKKIVDQHGGGIAVASLVGQGTRVRVTLRPAG; this is translated from the coding sequence TTGAGGCTCCGGAGGCCCCGAGCAGGTTCTCTCGGCCTCCGCCTCCTCGTCGCGTACCTCGTCCCCACTCTCGGCCTCCTCGCGCTCTTCGCGTGGCTCGCCTCTCGCGCCACCGCGCACTACCTCGAGGCGGCGCTCGGCGAGCGGCTGATGGGCATCGCGCAGGCCGCCGCGACGCAGGTGAGCCCCGAGTCCGTGGCCTTTCTCGCGCCGGGGGACGACGACAGCCGCACCGCGCAGCGCCTGCGGCACAAGCTGCTCCAGCTCCGCGACCGCACCGGCGTGGCGCGCATCTTCGTCCTGGACCGCGAGCTCCGCAGCCGGACGGACACCGAGGCGGGCGTCCGCATCGGGGACCGCCACTACCAGGCCGAGGCCGATCGGTCGGAGCTGCGGCGCGTCTTCGGCGGAGAGGCGGCCTCGTCGGTCCTCTTCGAAGGCAACGACGGACGCACCTACAAGACGGGCTACGCCCCGGTCCGGGAAGGGCAGACCGTGGTGGCCGTCCTCGGAGCGGCCGGGAGCGCTGCCTTCTTCGCCGACCTTCGCCGCCTGCGCACCTACCTCGTCCTCTCGGCCGGCGTCGTCGCCGTGGTGCTCGTGGGCGTCACCGTGCTCGTCGCCCGGCGCATCAGCCGTCCCCTGCGGGAGCTCGCCGGCGCGGCCACGCGCATCGGGGCCGGGGAGCTCGACCGGGAGATCCCCGTGCGTGGAGGCGACGAGGTGGGGCTTCTCGCGCGCACCATGAACGAGATGCGGCAGCAGCTCCACGAACGAGAGCAGCAGCTCCAGCTCATGCTCTCCGGGATCGCCCACGAGGTGCGCAACCCGCTCGGCGGCATCGCCCTCTTTGCCGGGCTGCTGCGCGAGGAGCTGGCCGACAAGCCCGAGCAGCTCGAGATGGTCCAGCGGATCGAACGCGAGCTCGGCTACCTGAAAAACGTGGTGGGCGAGTTCCTGGACTACGCGCGAAAGGCCCCACCCCACCTGCAGGAGCTCGACCTTGCCCCGCTCCTCGAGGAGCTCGCGCAGGTCGTGGAGGCGGACGCCGCGACCGCCGGCCTCGTGCTCAGGCGCGAGCTCCCCTCCACGCCGGCCATCGGCGACGGCGAGCAGCTCCGTCGGGTGGTGCTGAACCTGGCGCGCAACGCGATACAGGCCACCGCGAAGGGGGGCGCGATCACGCTGCGCTGCGGCCTCGACGACGGCACCCCGTTCCTCGAGCTCGAGGACACCGGCAGCGGGATCGCCCCCGAGCTGCTGGAGCGCATCTTCGCGCCCTTCTTCACCACGCGGGAAAAGGGGACGGGGCTCGGCATGGCCCTCTCCAAGAAGATCGTCGACCAGCACGGCGGGGGTATCGCCGTGGCCAGCCTGGTCGGCCAGGGGACCCGGGTTCGCGTTACACTGCGGCCGGCCGGATGA
- the recN gene encoding DNA repair protein RecN produces the protein MLAHLRILNLAIIEGVELELGPGLNVLTGETGAGKSIIVEAAAILRGARASAEMVRTGAPEATVEAQFDLAGAPEVLKALETAGLPLDGEELLVRRVISASGRGRIYINGALSTAAVLSEVTARLLDISGQHEQQLLEDRGVQRRLLDAAGVPEGLVTQMAEAYGRLSAAWEGLARLQLDERQRAERVDYLRYQVEELAGVDPRLGEDEALEAERRQLGRAGELLEAAAGGEAALYGDEGSVSERLAAVETRLDELSAVDGRLGALAAQLREARVLVEDVAQGLARYAGAIEDDPTRLEEVGERLEALHRLKRKYGGELAEVLARGEAMRAELEELEAYEVRLEAAEGRLAEARSEVERAAEELSRARQAAAGELSAQVAKELSALSMKGAQLAVELTPLAPREDTPKAMLFDGRRVSREGWDRVELLVAANPGEAPRPLAKTASGGELSRIMLALKQVLGRHDPVRSSIYDEVDAGVGGAAADAVGRSLARVAKARQVLCVTHLPQVAAYADRHFHVGKASQKGRTRTAVALLTPEERVEELARMLGSARVTDQARANARALIASAGHAG, from the coding sequence ATGCTGGCGCACCTGCGGATCCTGAACCTGGCCATTATCGAGGGGGTGGAGCTCGAGCTCGGCCCGGGGCTGAACGTCCTGACCGGCGAGACGGGAGCCGGCAAGTCCATCATCGTGGAGGCGGCGGCGATCCTGCGGGGGGCGCGGGCGAGCGCGGAGATGGTCCGTACCGGCGCCCCCGAGGCCACGGTGGAGGCGCAGTTCGACCTGGCCGGTGCCCCCGAGGTGCTGAAGGCGCTCGAGACGGCCGGGTTGCCGCTCGACGGCGAGGAGCTCCTGGTGCGCCGGGTGATCTCGGCCTCGGGGCGGGGGCGGATCTACATCAATGGGGCGCTCTCCACGGCGGCGGTGCTCTCCGAGGTGACGGCGCGGCTGCTGGACATCAGCGGGCAGCACGAGCAACAGCTCCTCGAGGACCGGGGGGTTCAGCGGCGACTCCTAGACGCGGCGGGGGTGCCGGAGGGTCTCGTCACGCAGATGGCCGAGGCCTACGGACGGCTCAGCGCGGCGTGGGAGGGCCTCGCCCGGTTGCAGCTCGACGAACGGCAGCGGGCCGAGCGGGTGGACTACCTGCGGTATCAGGTGGAGGAGCTCGCGGGGGTGGACCCGCGGCTCGGAGAGGACGAGGCGCTCGAGGCGGAGCGGCGGCAGCTCGGACGGGCGGGGGAGCTGCTCGAGGCGGCGGCGGGGGGAGAGGCGGCGCTCTACGGTGACGAGGGCTCGGTGTCGGAGCGGCTCGCCGCGGTGGAGACGCGGCTCGACGAGCTCTCGGCGGTGGACGGTCGACTCGGGGCGCTGGCGGCGCAGCTCCGCGAGGCGCGGGTCCTCGTGGAGGATGTGGCCCAGGGGCTCGCGCGGTACGCCGGCGCGATCGAGGACGACCCGACCCGGCTCGAGGAGGTCGGGGAGCGACTCGAGGCGCTGCACCGGCTGAAGCGCAAGTACGGCGGGGAGCTCGCGGAGGTGCTGGCCCGGGGAGAGGCGATGCGCGCCGAGCTCGAGGAGCTCGAGGCCTACGAGGTGCGGCTGGAGGCGGCGGAAGGGCGGCTCGCGGAGGCGCGGAGCGAGGTGGAGCGCGCGGCGGAGGAGCTGTCGCGCGCGCGACAGGCGGCGGCCGGCGAGCTTTCAGCGCAGGTGGCGAAGGAGCTTTCGGCGCTCTCCATGAAAGGGGCGCAACTGGCGGTGGAGCTGACGCCGCTCGCTCCGCGCGAGGACACCCCGAAGGCGATGCTCTTCGACGGGCGGCGCGTCTCGCGGGAGGGGTGGGACCGCGTCGAGCTGCTCGTCGCGGCGAACCCGGGCGAGGCTCCGCGACCGCTGGCCAAGACCGCGTCGGGGGGCGAGCTCTCGCGCATCATGCTCGCGCTGAAGCAGGTGCTCGGGCGGCACGACCCGGTGCGGAGCTCGATCTACGACGAGGTGGACGCGGGGGTCGGGGGCGCCGCGGCGGATGCCGTGGGCCGGTCCCTCGCCCGGGTGGCGAAGGCGCGGCAGGTGCTCTGCGTGACGCACCTCCCGCAGGTAGCGGCCTACGCCGACCGGCACTTCCACGTGGGCAAGGCCAGCCAGAAGGGGCGTACCCGCACGGCGGTGGCGCTGCTCACGCCCGAGGAACGGGTGGAGGAGCTGGCCCGGATGCTCGGTTCGGCCCGCGTGACGGACCAGGCCCGGGCGAATGCGCGCGCCCTCATCGCGTCGGCGGGGCACGCCGGATGA
- a CDS encoding trypsin-like serine protease: MSSRRLFSMLALVAAALVGCGNPQGSEPTGSKSSSISDGTSDFTHTNVGAVLRRDPTSGLWRLTCSGTLVAPKVFLTAGHCMRAERMAVTFIQNIAPGNPIPADAPVFEGTAVRHPNYVAGGDGSRERFDYMVLLLDEAPGLPLATLPSAGVIDQLAKNGTLSLRSDMTAVGYGLAENNGMGGGSNYWALSNERRRAQMDFNALTGKSMIKATRRLGGDGTVCFGDSGGPLFYTIDGVETLVGTATIGDASCSTLYLASRTDLAQARDFLAPYVTLP, encoded by the coding sequence ATGTCATCCAGAAGGCTGTTCTCCATGCTGGCGCTCGTCGCCGCAGCGCTGGTCGGCTGCGGCAATCCGCAAGGCAGCGAACCGACGGGCTCGAAGTCGTCGTCCATCTCGGACGGCACCTCGGACTTCACGCACACCAACGTCGGAGCCGTGCTCCGCAGGGACCCCACCTCGGGGCTCTGGCGTCTGACCTGCTCGGGGACGCTCGTCGCGCCGAAGGTGTTTCTCACCGCCGGCCACTGCATGCGCGCCGAGCGCATGGCGGTGACCTTCATCCAGAACATCGCGCCGGGGAATCCCATCCCGGCCGACGCCCCGGTCTTCGAGGGCACGGCGGTCCGCCACCCGAACTACGTCGCAGGCGGCGACGGATCGCGCGAGCGCTTCGACTACATGGTCCTGCTCCTCGACGAGGCCCCGGGACTCCCCCTCGCCACGCTGCCGAGCGCCGGCGTCATCGACCAGCTGGCGAAGAACGGAACGCTCTCTCTGCGCAGCGACATGACCGCCGTGGGGTACGGCCTGGCCGAGAACAACGGCATGGGCGGCGGCTCCAACTATTGGGCGCTCAGCAACGAGCGGCGACGGGCGCAGATGGACTTCAACGCGCTCACCGGTAAGTCCATGATCAAGGCCACGCGCCGGCTCGGGGGCGACGGCACGGTCTGCTTCGGCGATTCGGGCGGGCCGCTCTTCTACACCATCGACGGCGTGGAGACCCTCGTCGGGACCGCCACCATCGGCGACGCCTCGTGCAGCACGCTCTACCTGGCCTCCCGCACCGACCTGGCGCAGGCGCGGGACTTCCTCGCGCCGTACGTGACCCTGCCGTAG